A region of the Oceanihabitans sp. IOP_32 genome:
GAATTTGTTCAACCAAATTAGAAATAGAACTACGTAAATAAATAAGTAAATCTGGCCCTTTAACAAACGATTCCATAAGTTGAAAAAGCGACGAGTAGTTTTCGAAATCACGGTTGGTCATTAAACCCATAGCATGCAAATTGGGTGCAAAAATATGGGCGTCTTCGTAAATGGTTCTATCTTGAATAATATCTTTACCGCTTTCGCGAATTTGAGATACTTGTCGGAATCTACTATTTAAAAAATACACTTGTAAATTAAAACTCCAACGTTCCATTTGGTTGTAAAAATCGTCTAAATACGGATTGTCTACAACGTCTTCAAGTTGGGCCTCCCAATTGTAGTGTTTAGCTAATAATTTTGTTAGCGTTGTTTTTCCAGCGCCAATATTTCCTGCAATTGCAACATGCATAATTTAAATCTTTTAATATTTGGTATTCATCAAGGGGTTTACGATGGTAAATATACAAGCTTCCACTGGTTCGTGAAAACCGACTTATTAACAATTTTATAGTTTACTTTGGCTGTTATAATCGCTCTGGTTTTTTTGGGAGACATATCAAACAAATTATTGGTTTTATATGTTTTAGAAACTGTGATACTCAAAAAATAATCAACTCAGGCATACGGTAATAAAACTTAGTAAAGCTTTGTAAACGTCATGTATTTAAATAGAATCTCTTGGGAGAGACTTTAATGGATTTGATTGTGAGCCACTTATAAAGTCTTGTTTTGAGATTCTGAGTAGGCTTTTTATCTTAGACTAATAGTTTTGAGATTTGAGAGTAAATTAATTACTAATTTATTTTGCATAATACGTAAACTGTGATATATTTGCCATCGGTTTTGGGGAGATACTCAAGCGGCCAACGAGGGCAGACTGTAAATCTGCTGACTATGTCTTCGCAGGTTCGAATCCTGCTCTCCCCACAAAACGTTTACAAAAGCAAGCACATTTCAAGGCTTGCTTTTTTTTTTTGGATATTATTTTCATGATTTGGCTTTCTTAAGGGTTATTTTAATGTCTCCAATTTTTACTTGAAATTAAAAAAGCGTAAAATCTACTACTGGTATTTTTATGCTATAATGGTTCTAAAGGTTAAATTTATTCGAGGACTATTTACTTTTTTAGTTGGAGGTAAGCGGTGTACCCAGTTTTGTTGTGTGCTCCCTTTCATAAGTAATAAGCTGCCGTGTTCTAGGTGTACCGAAATGGTTTGCTTAGTTTCTTTGTGTTTAAATAAAAATTTACGGTCTGCTCCTAAGCTTAGCGAAGCTATGGCACCATCTTTTTTTAATTCCTTTTCAGCATCACTATGCCATCCCATACCTTCCTCACCGTTGTGATATAAATTTAGTAGACAAGAGTTAAATGTTTCACCACTCTTATTTTCTATTATGTTTTTTAATTCTAAAAGTGTTTTATTCCAAGGTAGGGCGTGTTTAGTTGTTTTAGAATAGGTATAGTTAAAAGGTTGGTCGCCATACCAGGCGACTTTGCGTTTGGTAATTATTAATTTTCCAAACATGAATATGTTATCATTCTCCCAGTTTATATTTTGGAGCAATTGATTGAAATAATATTGTGATTTTTCCGTATTCAAAATTTTACCGTAATAATGTGTCACACCATCAAAAGGAAGGATGTTTGGTATAGGATCGTTGTTAAACAAGGTCATAGTTTGAAGTTTGTGCTCTGTTTGGAAGAGTTAATATAAGTATTGCTTTTTTAGATAAAATGGCTTGTAATACCAATTTAGTTTTGAAATGTCGTACTATTAATTTGAATTATTTTAGGATCATTCTCAAAAGTTGTGTGTAAATTGAAATAAGATTGCGATTTTTGTTTTTAAAAATATTATTTTGGACAATTATCTAGAACTACTCAAACTTATTTTACCTGAATTTTTAATCAATCATTTTGATTTGGTAAATAGCACAAAAAATGGTGAAGTAATGCATCTTTACTTCGAAGAACGTAATATCACCCCTAAAGAAGAGTCTAAACGCGAGTTAATTGCTCATGGGTTTCATAAACAAATAACCATTCAAGATTTTCCGCTGAGAGGAAACACGGTCTATCTGCATGTAAAGCGGCGAAGATGGCTAGATAAAACCACTAAGCAAGTCGTACAAAGAGATTGGAATTTAGTAGCACAGGGAACACGAATGACCACCGAGTTCGCTGCTTTTTTAAAAGAAATTAGTCAATACTAGAGCCTCAGACTGTCATACTATTGGACACTTCTATGGAGTAAATGGGAAAAAATTACAACGACAGTATAAAGACTATTTAAGCGATTTTAAAGAGTGGGATCAAAAGAAGCACGCCAAACAATGGCTCATTTTTCCAGAGAATATAGGTGCTTATCTATCTATTGATGAAACAGCACTCTCCAAAGGTGAACTCTACACCATAATTACAAACAAAAAAGCAAAAGGAAAGAAAGGTAGTATAGTCGCCATTTTTGCTGGAACCAAAGTAGATCCCATTATAGAACAACTGCTCAAAATCTCAGCAAAGAAAAGAGCTAAGGTCAAGGAAATAACTCTAGATATGGCAAACTCAATGAAAACTATATGTAAAAAATGCTTCCCAAAAGCCGTACAAGTCACAGATCGTTTTCACGTGCAAAAGCTAGCTTTGGAAGCATTACAAGACATTAGAATTAAGCATAGATGGGAGGCCATAGACCTAGAAAACGAAAAAATCAAGCAAGCTAGAGCAAGCAATAAAAGGTATAATCCTGAAATATTTAAAAATGGTGACACAAGAAAACAACTCTTAGCTAGAAGCAGATATTTACTTTATAAAAATCCTTCTAAATGGACAAAAAATCAATACCAAAGAAGTGCAATACTCTTCAATGAATATCCTGATATCAAGGTTGCATTTAACTTAGTACAGGGACTAAGAAATATTTTCAATACAGCAAAATCAGTAGAAATAGCATACACAAAATTAGCGCATTGGTATAACGATGTGGAGAAAACTGGATTTAGAGCTTTTAATTCAATAGCAAATACAATACATATTAACTATCGATCTATATTAAACTACTTCATAAATAGAAGTACAAACGCATCAGCAGAATCATTTAATACCAAAATCAAAGCGTTTAGAGCGCAGTTTAGAGGTGTGAAAAACGTAGAATTCTTCCTCTATAGATTAATAACAATATTTGCTTAAACACAACTTTTGGACTTGATCCTTATTTTTTGTTCAGATGAGATAGAAATCGCAGATTCACGAACTCGTTATTTTACTATAATATGGGCGTGAGCTAAAATCAAAGCACATAGCCTGTGTTATGGTTTTATGTTATACCGAAATATGGGCAAAAAAGAACTGCGAAGCACATCGTGAACACCTATTTATAACATAGAAAGATGTGAGTAAACGAATTATATGCGGCATGACATGGCTAATTTGGTATAATACAAAGTTTGGTAATTTTTGGTTGTCTTAACCTTTTAGAACCTAAAGTCTATACTATCGAGACTTTTTGCAATAAAAAAGCCTTGTAAAATTAACTACAAGGCTTAAATCTTTAAAAATTTAAATTCTACAAACCAAAAGCTTGTTTTATATCGTCTACACGATTAAGTTTTTCCCAAGTAAATAGCTCTACATCAAGCGTTATGCTTTCGCCATTTGGTTGGGTAAAGGTTTTGGAAACAGTTTCGTTTTCTCGTCCCATATGGCCGTAAGCTGCGGTTTCGCTATACATTGGTGAGCGTAATTTTAGATTTTTTTCAATAGCATATGGTCGTAAATCAAACAGTTCAGAAACCTTTTCTGCAATTTCTCCATCGGTCATATTAAATGGGCATGTGCCGTAAGTGTCTATAAAAACCCCCATAGGTTCAACAACCCCAATAGCATAACTTACTTGAACTAAAACCTCGTCTGCCACGCCTGCAGCAACCAAGTTTTTTGCGATATGTCGAGTGGCATAAGCTGCACTTCTATCTACTTTACTGGGGTCTTTTCCAGAAAAAGCACCACCACCATGGGCCCCTTTACCGCCATAAGTGTCTACAATAATTTTTCTGCCTGTTAAGCCTGTATCGCCGTGCGGACCGCCGATAACAAATTTGCCAGTTGGGTTTATATGGTATGTAATTTTATCATTAAATAACATTTGTATTTCCTTAGGCAATTTGGCAATAACACGTGGTATTAAAATGTTAATAATATCTTTTCTTATGGTGGCGAGCATTTTTTCATCCTCGTCGAACTCGTCATGCTGTGTAGAGATCACAATCGAGTCAATACGTTGCGGGATGTTATCGTCGCTATATTCTATAGTTACCTGACTTTTGGAGTCGGGTCTTAAGTAAGTAATGTCTTTGTTTTCTCTACGTAATTCAGTAAGTTCTTTTAAAATTCTATGCGATAAATCTAAGGCCAAAGGCATGAAATTCTCGGTTTCGCGTGTGGCATAACCAAACATCATACCTTGGTCGCCAGCGCCTTGCTCCTCTTTTGTTGCTCTATCTACACCACGGTTAATATCTGGTGATTGTTCGTGAATAGCAGATAAAACACCGCAAGAATTACCGTCAAACATGTATTCGCCTTTGGTGTATCCAATTTTATTTATGGTTTCTCGTGCAATTTTTTGAACATCTAGATAGGTGGTCGATTTTACTTCGCCTGCTAAAACCACTTGACCTGTGGTTACTAAAGTTTCGCAAGCCACTTTCGCATCGATATCAAACGCTAAAAAGTTATCAATAAGCGCATCGCTAATTTGGTCTGCCACTTTATCAGGGTGTCCTTCAGAAACACTTTCTGAGGTAAATAAATAAGCCATATGTAATATTTTATAAAAAGATTTGACGGATAGCGTCGAAGGGAGTTCTCACTGCCTTTAGCATTTTTACTTGTTTTGTGTAATTATTGGTTTTAAAACCGAAAAAAATCATTCAAAACAAAGAGGTTGCAATCAGTCAAATCCTTCCTCTGTTAATTTAAGTTGCAAAAGTAAAAAAATAAAAGAATATGTATGCTGTTTTTTCTTTTTTTCAAAAAAATAACAACTATTCAAAATTTATTTGCAATCTTTGCTTTCTAAATATGAAAAACCAAATTTTAAATATTATTCCTGTAATTATTATTGTGATTATTTCACAACGATTAGGAATGGTATATTAAAAAATTTAATAAATAACTTTTAAAAGCCTTCCTTAAATCTGGGAGGCTTTTTTGTTTTTATAATTTAAAAGTTTTTGGACATCATATAATAAAAGCTGTAAAAAATTGATTATTAGGTTATTGTGGTGTTTTGAGCCTTGCTGAATTTAACCACAAAACGCGGAGTCATGAAGCTGTAAAAATGTATTAAATTACTTTTGGAGGCATTTTTGGAATTACTGTTGATTTTTTAACTAAATTCTTAAAACACCAATGGTATGTTTATGGATTTAAAACTTATAGAATAGATTTTATAAAAAACATGAAAGAACTGAATAAATATAGTAAGAGATTAACACAAGATGAGTCTCAACCAGCATCACAAGCCATGTTATATGCCGTTGGTTTGTCTGATGAAGATATGAAAAAAGCCCAAGTCGGTATTGCC
Encoded here:
- a CDS encoding deoxynucleoside kinase, translated to MHVAIAGNIGAGKTTLTKLLAKHYNWEAQLEDVVDNPYLDDFYNQMERWSFNLQVYFLNSRFRQVSQIRESGKDIIQDRTIYEDAHIFAPNLHAMGLMTNRDFENYSSLFQLMESFVKGPDLLIYLRSSISNLVEQIHKRGRDYENSISIDYLSRLNERYEAWISTYDRGNLLVIDVDKLDFVANPEDLGSIINKVEAEIHGLF
- a CDS encoding alpha-ketoglutarate-dependent dioxygenase AlkB family protein, giving the protein MTLFNNDPIPNILPFDGVTHYYGKILNTEKSQYYFNQLLQNINWENDNIFMFGKLIITKRKVAWYGDQPFNYTYSKTTKHALPWNKTLLELKNIIENKSGETFNSCLLNLYHNGEEGMGWHSDAEKELKKDGAIASLSLGADRKFLFKHKETKQTISVHLEHGSLLLMKGSTQQNWVHRLPPTKKVNSPRINLTFRTIIA
- a CDS encoding transposase, producing MDNYLELLKLILPEFLINHFDLVNSTKNGEVMHLYFEERNITPKEESKRELIAHGFHKQITIQDFPLRGNTVYLHVKRRRWLDKTTKQVVQRDWNLVAQGTRMTTEFAAFLKEISQY
- a CDS encoding transposase, translating into MGHFYGVNGKKLQRQYKDYLSDFKEWDQKKHAKQWLIFPENIGAYLSIDETALSKGELYTIITNKKAKGKKGSIVAIFAGTKVDPIIEQLLKISAKKRAKVKEITLDMANSMKTICKKCFPKAVQVTDRFHVQKLALEALQDIRIKHRWEAIDLENEKIKQARASNKRYNPEIFKNGDTRKQLLARSRYLLYKNPSKWTKNQYQRSAILFNEYPDIKVAFNLVQGLRNIFNTAKSVEIAYTKLAHWYNDVEKTGFRAFNSIANTIHINYRSILNYFINRSTNASAESFNTKIKAFRAQFRGVKNVEFFLYRLITIFA
- the metK gene encoding methionine adenosyltransferase, with amino-acid sequence MAYLFTSESVSEGHPDKVADQISDALIDNFLAFDIDAKVACETLVTTGQVVLAGEVKSTTYLDVQKIARETINKIGYTKGEYMFDGNSCGVLSAIHEQSPDINRGVDRATKEEQGAGDQGMMFGYATRETENFMPLALDLSHRILKELTELRRENKDITYLRPDSKSQVTIEYSDDNIPQRIDSIVISTQHDEFDEDEKMLATIRKDIINILIPRVIAKLPKEIQMLFNDKITYHINPTGKFVIGGPHGDTGLTGRKIIVDTYGGKGAHGGGAFSGKDPSKVDRSAAYATRHIAKNLVAAGVADEVLVQVSYAIGVVEPMGVFIDTYGTCPFNMTDGEIAEKVSELFDLRPYAIEKNLKLRSPMYSETAAYGHMGRENETVSKTFTQPNGESITLDVELFTWEKLNRVDDIKQAFGL